A region of Trichoplusia ni isolate ovarian cell line Hi5 chromosome 21, tn1, whole genome shotgun sequence DNA encodes the following proteins:
- the LOC113504225 gene encoding uncharacterized protein LOC113504225, which produces MAALLVVHLALDVAYFTTNWFSARDTKCGVNVTSSARATNNERPQSVHKPCLQTSDNETTVMPNVVTDKPVALRVHDTVPSRVKDAAAKIAVVRSPHAPRNRYPQKAK; this is translated from the exons ATGGCGGCTTTGCTTGTGGTGCATCTAGCACTCGACGTAGCGTACTTCACAACTAACTGGTTTTCAGCAAGGGACACTAAG TGCGGTGTAAATGTAACCTCATCTGCAAGGGCTACGAATAATGAACGCCCGCAAAGTGTTCACAAACCGTGTCTACAAACTTCGGATAATGAAACAACTGTAATGCCGAATGTTGTAACTGATAAGCCGGTAGCACTTCGAGT GCACGACACAGTACCCAGCCGTGTAAAGGACGCGGCTGCGAAAATAGCTGTTGTAAG GAGCCCGCACGCTCCACGAAACAGATACCCGCAGAAGGCCAagtaa